Genomic DNA from Corylus avellana chromosome ca4, CavTom2PMs-1.0:
TCAACCTATTGCGTCTGTTTTTAGGATAATCTTGTAAAGTTGGCAGCTTCTCTGCTGTCCCCAAACTGACGCCCGTCAAACTCACGACGTATATGGATTCTAATGACGCTCTTGGCAGGTCAGCGTACCAAAAGGTTCTCTTTGCAACCTCAATGTAAAGGTCAATGTCGGGTTGCCTCCAGATGCAGTATATAATATTGTGACCGACCCTGATAATAAGAGGGTTTTCAAGAATATTAAGGTAAATGGTATCTTTCATCCACTATTTCTTTCAGATTTTACTATTAACTCCATCTCAAGGAAATGGTAATATTAACTTAATAAGAATTTGTCTTTGATATTTGTCGGGCTCTTATAAGTCACGATGCCCGCACTTAAGGGTTTTAAAGCTTTACCATCTCACACAGATTCTAACTTTTGTATGATATATTAAATGTCTTGCCTCAGGAAGTACTGTCCAGAAGGGTTTTGGTTGATGAAGGTCTGAGGCAGGTGGTTGAACTGGAGCAGGCAGCCTTATGGAGATTTCTTTGGTGGTCAGGAACCATATCGGTTCATGTTATAGTAGATCAGAACAGAGAAGATCACTCGGTAAGGAATTGCTGTTATTATTGTTGTCGTGTGGATGGAAATTGCAACTTGCAAGCCCTCTGGTATGAAGTTGCACTGCATAGAGTGATTGTTGGGATTTTGCAATTATTGGCCTGAAGCAGGAGTTGGTTGTATACCTGGTTTATAGAAGACTTTAGGGGTTTTGTTTGTGGTTGCATTTTGTATTTGGTAAGTTCATGTTCAGCTCCAGACAAATGGATACTTTGTCGAAAGCCTGATTCTCCAGTATAAAGCAAACGGATTGTTTCTAGATTTTCTTTTAGGTTGTGTTTCTTTCAACATAAAAAGGTTTAATGCCAGAAAATGATCACTGTTTctggattttcttttattggaaAACAAACTCTAAAAAGTCCCTACCCAAAGGTTTTGGAAGCAAACTTACCGACTTATATGCCTATTTATGTTTCCTGGAGTTTCTTTCTGGAAAATATGCTGGCTATACCTAATTGATACCAAATTCAATCTTATAATATGGTTTACATTACTATAGTATTTACCATCATATTGATCCGCAGTGCCTTCTTTATTTATCTGCATAAAGACATTCCAAATTTTGGGCAACCTCATCCTTGCATTATGCAAAgtgaaaatcaatatttatatttctaaaattgattttcagatGAAGTTCAAGCAAGTGAAAATGGGGtttatgaaaaaatttgaagggtgcTGGACGGTAGAGCCGGTGTTTGTCGATGAAAAACTTTGCTTTCCCTTCAAGCCTAAGACATGGAAAGATTATTGTGCATGTTCGGGAGGCAAAGGAAGGGTTGGGTCAAAAGTGAGCTTGGAGCAACTGATCCAACCGGCCATTGTCCCACCTCCACCCATTTCCTGGTATCTTAGGGGAATAACCTCCAGGACAACAGAGATGCTGATAAACGATCTGCTTGCGGAAGCTGCCAGAATTAGGGGAGGTTTTGGACCTGAAAGTTCTGAGAAAGAGCTTGTAATATCCAAGGGAATGTCCGATGAACGCGGAATCGATGATAATATATGTGATATCAAAGAAAGATGGGCCCTTCATAGGAGAAATGCAAAGCAATGTCATAGACGGCTGCTCACTGCCAAGTGAACTTGTGTTTAATTTCTGTTTTACTCCTTCGTTTCTTATCTGAATCCATTGTAGCCTATCTGAATAACaatatttcataataatattCGTATCAAAACTATCTGAATA
This window encodes:
- the LOC132179832 gene encoding uncharacterized protein LOC132179832; the protein is MGETEFSKTTADVHNNKRNRRGKAFDSAFSTFVVQFPHRVQNFVKSRFQRLAKDIEGVNSKNPLLRKEKGSSISWEVDVEKQMQAWRENPSWVDQTPKIKVSVPKGSLCNLNVKVNVGLPPDAVYNIVTDPDNKRVFKNIKEVLSRRVLVDEGLRQVVELEQAALWRFLWWSGTISVHVIVDQNREDHSMKFKQVKMGFMKKFEGCWTVEPVFVDEKLCFPFKPKTWKDYCACSGGKGRVGSKVSLEQLIQPAIVPPPPISWYLRGITSRTTEMLINDLLAEAARIRGGFGPESSEKELVISKGMSDERGIDDNICDIKERWALHRRNAKQCHRRLLTAK